A single region of the Vicia villosa cultivar HV-30 ecotype Madison, WI linkage group LG4, Vvil1.0, whole genome shotgun sequence genome encodes:
- the LOC131599641 gene encoding aspartyl protease AED1-like: protein MLVHYSVVVMLIKLPFKRCSSTCSRSMKTIMGKNGLGVEHVSFGGISVSDFVFSCGTNNTCLFGGVSGLMGLGRSNLSLISQTNTTFEGVFLYCLPTENGASSSLVIDNDSSIFKNLTRIAYTNMVSSPQLSNFYILNLNGINIGDVTRRYKLGNGCVLNCFPIFFCING, encoded by the exons ATGTTGGTTCACTACAGTGTTGTTGTAATGCTAATTAAACTTCCTTTTAAGAGATGCAGTTCGACGTGCTCGAGGTCGATGAAAACTATTATG GGAAAAAATGGCTTAGGTGTTGAGCATGTTAGTTTTGGAGGTATTTCGGTGAGTGATTTTGTTTTCAGTTGCGGTACGAACAACACATGTTTATTTGGTGGAGTTTCTGGTCTAATGGGATTAGGAAGAAGTAATCTTTCATTGATATCTCAAACCAATACTACATTTGAAGGAGTTTTCTTGTATTGTTTACCAACGGAAAATGGAGCTTCTAGTTCATTAGTTATCGATAACGATTCGTCGATTTTCAAGAACCTGACACGAATTGCTTACACCAATATGGTTTCCAGTCCACAATTATCAAACTTTTATATACTCAATCTCAATGGCATAAATATTGGCGATGTGACTAGAAGATACAAACTTGGCAACGGATGTGTCCTTAATTGTTTTCCcatatttttttgtattaatGGATAA